In one window of Drosophila innubila isolate TH190305 chromosome 2L unlocalized genomic scaffold, UK_Dinn_1.0 4_B_2L, whole genome shotgun sequence DNA:
- the LOC117794441 gene encoding BUB3-interacting and GLEBS motif-containing protein ZNF207, which produces MGRKKKKASKPWCWYCNREFDDEKILVQHQKAKHFKCHICHKKLYTGPGLSIHCMQVHKETVDKVPNSLPNRSNIEIEIFGMDGIPAEDLRDHEKQKNGGKSDSEDDEPAAKKKVEYPMSVPPPMMMPPNMMPPHMLGQYGMGMMQHMPPLPPYPMPMMPHMMPPRPIFPAAMATTSAAAAAAAAHHQHQHAAAMAHQKPTFPAYSNATISAPPTTNNAGLGGGAASNAAPLAATDPHNQGRPPNAANVAGNATGGGGGVVAAVSTKIMHPAEDASLEELRARQPKYQARVAAAHAAAAAGPKANSPSNNGGGGGSGGSAASSMPSTPPPPSLSGISPTGSAAANAIAVSTAISKAQETAALVAVAQAHAQAAQVAQVQAAHAQHMQAQVQAAQVAQAVAVQQHQHQQQAHAQAQAQAQAQHHQQQQQHQQHHQQQQHQQAKQQLDELNRAVMLQRFQAVRQPTNPGAAAAAAAAAAAGLGMMPLPSHMQLMQPMQPMQLRTGAVAIGPHGTLIGSNMLRPGPLPGMPAGLLPMQAIGLPGLHAGAMPMPGMGVMLPGHPNMLQMMQPRFR; this is translated from the exons ATGGGTCGTAAAAAGAAGAAGGCCTCCAAACCCTGGTGCTG GTACTGCAATCGCGAGTTTGACGATGAGAAGATTCTGGTGCAGCACCAGAAGGCGAAACACTTCAAATGTCATATATGTCACAAGAAGCTGTACACGGGACCGGGTCTGTCCATACATTGTATGCAGGTGCACAAAGAAACGGTGGACAAGGTGCCCAATTCGCTGCCCAATCGCTCCAACATCGAAATCGAGATCTTTGGCATGGACGGTATTCCAGCGGAGGACTTGAGGGATCACGAGAAGCAAAAGAATGGTGGAAAGTCAGACTCGGAAGATGATGAGCCGGCAGCAAAGAAGAAAGTTGAAT ATCCCATGTCTGTGCCACCTCCCATGATGATGCCACCCAACATGATGCCGCCACACATGCTGGGACAATATGGCATGGGCATGATGCAGCACATGCCGCCGCTGCCACCATACCCGATGCCAATGATGCCTCACATGATGCCACCGCGTCCAATTTTTCcagcagcaatggcaactACTTCAGCGGcggctgctgcagcagctgcgcatcatcaacatcaacatgcTGCAGCCATGGCACATCAGAAACCCACGTTTCCGGCTTATAG CAACGCCACCATAAGTGCTCCACCCACAACCAATAACGCTGGTTTAGGCGGCGGTGCGGCGTCGAACGCTGCCCCATTGGCTGCAACAGATCCACACAATCAGGGACGGCCGCCTAATGCGGCCAATGTGGCTGGCAATGCAaccggtggcggtggcggcgtTGTAGCCGCGGTAAGCACAAAAATCATGCATCCAGCGGAGGACGCTAGTTTGGAGGAGCTGAGAGCCCGACAGCCCAAGTATCAGGCGCGTGTGGCAGCTGCGCatgctgccgccgctgcggGACCTAAAGCAAACAGTCCCAGCAACaatggtggtggcggtggtagTGGAGGCAGTGCTGCCTCATCGATGCCCTCAACGCCTCCTCCTCCCTCGCTGTCTGGCATCTCGCCAACGGGCAGCGCTGCCGCGAACGCAATCGCTGTGAGCACGGCCATCTCCAAGGCACAGGAA ACCGCCGCCCTGGTGGCCGTGGCGCAGGCGCACGCACAGGCTGCTCAGGTCGCTCAGGTTCAAGCCGCGCATGCTCAACACATGCAGGCACAGGTGCAGGCGGCTCAGGTCGCTCAAGCCGTTGCAGttcagcaacatcaacatcaacagcaggcGCATGCTCAGGCTCAGGCGCAGGCTCAGGCTCAGCatcaccaacagcagcagcaacaccaacagcatcatcaacaacaacagcatcaacaggcCAAGCAACAACTGGATGAGCTTAATCGTGCCGTGATGCTGCAACGTTTTCAGGCGGTGCGTCAGCCAACAAATCCTGGTGCAGCTGCTGCGGCGGCTGCGGCCGCTGCCGCTGGCCTGGGCATG ATGCCACTGCCTAGCCACATGCAACTGATGCAACCAATGCAACCGATGCAACTTCGAACTGGCGCCGTTGCCATTGGACCACATGGTACCCTTATTGGTAGCAATATGTTGCGACCTGGTCCGTTGCCCGGCATGCCGGCAG GTCTGTTACCAATGCAGGCGATTGGACTGCCGGGACTACATGCTGGAGCGATGCCAATGCCGGGCATGGGGGTAATGTTGCCGGGACATCCCAATATGCTGCAGATGATGCAGCCGCGCTTCAGATGA
- the LOC117781332 gene encoding uncharacterized protein LOC117781332, with amino-acid sequence MQDARFYRNSNRPVHKMWTNSECAKYFLCLDGEVFEFKCSEGLLFDVVRQICDFKANVDNCDITAETPAPKPLLEMADCADETQLGCADGTCLPQDYFCDGSVDCPDGSDEGWCDVENDPNAAGACDTRKCQLPHCFCSKDGTQIPGNLMTHTVPQMILLTFDDAINHDNWELFSKVLFTPNRRNPNGCPIRSTFYVSHPYTNYQYVQKLWNDGHEIAVHSVTHRGPELWWSKNATIEDWFDEMVGQANIINKFAGVRMEEIRGMRVPFLRVGWNRQFLMMKEFGFVYDASMVAPHSNPPLWPYTLDFKMPHSCLGTNQNCPTRSYPGIWELVMNQLEAGEYTCGMVDSCPPHLTGEDVYRMLTYNFKRHYLSNRAPYGLYFHSTWFKKIDYLNAFLKFMDDMQRLPDVHFVTNQQAIQWMRQPTPSNQLHQFEPWRCQPKQLEPHEQVCPMANVCKVRSRVLQEDRYFYTCMECPAQYPWIRNEFGLE; translated from the exons ATGCAAGATGCACGCTTCTATCGCAATTCGAACCGTCCGGTGCATAAGATGTGGACAAATAGCGAATGTGCCAAGTATTTCCTGTGTCTGGATGGTGAAGTGTTTGAGTTCAAATGCTCGGAGGGATTGCTGTTTGATGTGGTGCGACAGATTTGTGATTTCAAAGCCAATGTGGATAATTGTGACATCACCGCGGAGACGCCCGCACCAAAGCCTCTGCTTGAGATGGCAGACTGTGCGGATGAGACGCAATTGGGCTGCGCCGATGGCACCTGCCTGCCCCAAGATTACTTCTGTGATGGCTCCGTTGACTGTCCAGACGGTTCCGACGAGGGCTGGTGTGATGTGGAAAATGATCCGAATGCTGCCGGTGCTTGCGACACCCGCAAATGCCAGCTGCCGCATTGCTTCTGCTCCAAGGATGGTACACAGATACCCGGCAATCTGATGACACACACAGTTCCACAGATGATCCTGCTCACATTCGACGATGCCATCAATCACGACAACTGGGAGCTCTTCTCCAAAGTGCTGTTCACACCCAACCGACGCAATCCCAATGGCTGTCCCATCAGGAGCACATTCTATGTCTCGCATCCGTACACAAATTATCAATACGTGCAGAAGCTATGGAATGATGGACACGAGATTGCTGTTCACTCAGTCAC TCATCGTGGCCCTGAACTTTGGTGGTCCAAGAATGCCACCATTGAGGATTGGTTTGACGAGATGGTGGGTCAGGCGAACATCATCAACAAGTTTGCCGGCGTGCGTATGGAAGAGATTCGTGGCATGCGGGTTCCTTTCCTGCGAGTTGGCTGGAACCGTCAGTTTCTGATGATGAAGGAATTCGGCTTTGTATATGATGCATCCATGGTGGCTCCACACTCGAATCCACCACTTTGGCCATATACATTAGACTTTAAGATGCCACACAGTTGTTTGGGTACCAATCAAAATTGCCCGACGCGCAGTTACCCTGGCATCTGGGAACTGGTCATGAATCAACTGGAGGCAGGCGAATATACGTGTGGCATGGTCGACAGTTGTCCACCACATCTAACGGGAGAGGATGTTTACCGCATGCTCACATACAACTTCAAGCGTCACTATCTGAGCAATCGGGCGCCATATGGTCTCTATTTCCACTCCACGTGGTTCAAGAAAATTGACTATCTCAATGCATTTCTG AAATTTATGGATGACATGCAAAGGCTGCCCGACGTGCACTTTGTGACCAACCAGCAGGCCATACAGTGGATGCGCCAACCCACGCCCAGCAATCAGCTGCACCAATTTGAACCTTGGCGTTGTCAGCCCAAACAATTGGAGCCTCACGAGCAGGTCTGCCCAATGGCCAATGTCTGTAAGGTGCGCAGTCGTGTGTTGCAGGAAGATCGCTACTTCTACACGTGTATGGAGTGCCCGGCACAGTATCCCTGGATACGCAACGAATTTGGTCTAGAATAG
- the LOC117794443 gene encoding U6 snRNA-associated Sm-like protein LSm7 — protein sequence MADKKTGGNNDGKEKRRKESILDLSKYLEKQIRVKFAGGREASGILKGYDALLNLVLDNTVEYLRDSDEPYKLTEDSTRSLGLVVCRGTALVLICPQDGVESIANPFITQ from the exons ATGGCTGATAAAAAG ACAGGCGGCAACAATGATGGCAAGGAGAAGCGACGCAAGGAGTCTATATTGGATCTATCAAAATACCTAGAGAAGCAAATACGCGTCAAGTTTGCTGGCGGTCGTGAGGCGTCTGGAATACTGAAAGGATACGATGCACTGCTTAATTTGGTGCTGGACAACACAGTCGAGTACTTGCGGGACTCCGACGAACCCTACAAACTAACTGAGGATTCCACACGCAGCTTAGGTCTAGTTGTATGTCGTGGCACGGCTTTGGTGCTCATTTGTCCCCAGGACGGCGTCGAAAGTATCGCCAATCCATTCATAACGCAATAG
- the LOC117794442 gene encoding BUB3-interacting and GLEBS motif-containing protein ZNF207-like, which yields MGRKRKATKPWCWYCNREYDDENPLVRHQRLKHFKCHICHKKLYTGPGLSIHCMQVHKETVDKVPNSLPNRSNIEIEIIGMDGIPAEDLRDHEKQNDCDTSDSDDDEPATKKKV from the exons ATGGGTCGTAAACGGAAAGCCACCAAACCCTGGTGCTG GTACTGCAATCGTGAGTATGATGATGAGAATCCTCTGGTGCGGCACCAGAGGTTGAAACACTTTAAATGTCATATATGTCACAAGAAACTGTACACGGGACCGGGTCTGTCCATACATTGTATGCAGGTGCACAAAGAAACGGTGGACAAGGTGCCCAATTCGCTGCCCAATCGCTCCAACATCGAAATCGAGATCATTGGCATGGACGGTATTCCAGCGGAAGACTTGAGGGATCACGAGAAGCAAAATGACTGTGACACATCCGACTCGGATGATGATGAGCCGGCAACAAAGAAGAAAGTTTAA